A genome region from Macaca nemestrina isolate mMacNem1 chromosome 20, mMacNem.hap1, whole genome shotgun sequence includes the following:
- the LOC105488183 gene encoding hsp70-binding protein 1 isoform X4 — MGGRRAPLKRHLLSRPSRIDPSGRQSCFSGDHLLPLTHSSLLHKRPMSDEGSRGSRLPLALPPASQGCSSGGGGGGGGGGGGSSSAGGSGNSRPPRNLQGLLQMAITAGSEEPDPPPEPMSEERRQWLQEAMSAAFRGQREEVEQMKSCLRVLSQPMPPTAGEAEQAADQQEREGALELLADLCENMDNAAGLVREQEAGLLQFLRLDGFSVLMRAMQQQVQKLKVKSAFLLQNLLVGHPEHKGTLCSMGMVQQLVALVRTEHSPFHEHVLGALCSLVTDFPQGVRECREPELGLEELLRHRCQLLQQHEEYQEELEFCEKLLQTCFSSPTDDSMDR; from the exons ATGGGGGGGCGCCGAGCTCCCCTAAAACGCCACCTTCTCAGCAGACCCTCAAGAATCGACCCATCAGGACGCCAGAGCTGCTTCAGCGGTGACCACCTTCTCCCCCTAACACATTCTTCCCTTCTTCACAAACGGCCCATGTCAGACGAAGGCTCAAGAGGCAGCCGCCTGCCCCTGGCGCTGCCCCCGGCCTCCCAGGGTTGCTCTTcagggggcggcggcggcggcggcggcggcggcggcggctcctcCTCGGCTGGGGGCTCGGGCAATTCCCGGCCCCCACGCAACCTCCAAGGCTTGCTGCAGATGGCCATCACCGCGGGCTCTGAAGAGCCAGACCCTCCTCCAGAACCCATGAGTGAGGAG AGGCGTCAGTGGTTGCAGGAGGCCATGTCGGCTGCCTTCCGAGGCCAGCGGGAGGAGGTGGAGCAGATGAAGAGCTGCCTCCGAGTGCTGTCACAGCCCATGCCCCCcactgctggggaggctgagcaggcAGCCGACCAGCAAGAGCGAGAGGGGGCCCTGGAGCTGCTGGCCGACCTGTGTGAGAACATGGACAATGCCGCAG GTCTGGTCCGAGAGCAGGAGGCTGGGCTGCTGCAGTTCCTCCGCCTGGACGGCTTCTCTGTGTTGATGCGGGCCATGCAGCAGCAGGTGCAGAAGCTCAAGGTCAAATCGGCATTTCTGCTTCAGAACCTGCTGGTGGGCCACCCCGAACACAAAG GGACCCTGTGCTCCATGGGGATGGTCCAGCAGCTGGTGGCCCTGGTGCGGACAGAGCACAGCCCCTTCCACGAGCACGTGCTTGGAGCCCTGTGCAG cctggtgacagacttCCCGCAGGGCGTGCGCGAGTGTCGGGAGCCAGAACTGGGCCTGGAGGAGCTTCTCCGCCACCGCTGTCAGCTGCTGCAGCAGCATGAGGAGTACCAG GAGGAGCTGGAGTTCTGCGAAAAGCTGCTACAGACCTGTTTCTCCAGCCCGACGGACGACAGCATGGATCGGTGA
- the LOC105488183 gene encoding hsp70-binding protein 1 isoform X3 produces the protein MSDEGSRGSRLPLALPPASQGCSSGGGGGGGGGGGGSSSAGGSGNSRPPRNLQGLLQMAITAGSEEPDPPPEPMSEERRQWLQEAMSAAFRGQREEVEQMKSCLRVLSQPMPPTAGEAEQAADQQEREGALELLADLCENMDNAADFCQLSGMHLLVGRYLEAGAAGLRWRAAQLIGTCSQNVAAIQEQVLGLGALRKLLRLLDRDACDTVRVKALFAISCLVREQEAGLLQFLRLDGFSVLMRAMQQQVQKLKVKSAFLLQNLLVGHPEHKGTLCSMGMVQQLVALVRTEHSPFHEHVLGALCSLVTDFPQGVRECREPELGLEELLRHRCQLLQQHEEYQEELEFCEKLLQTCFSSPTDDSMDR, from the exons ATGTCAGACGAAGGCTCAAGAGGCAGCCGCCTGCCCCTGGCGCTGCCCCCGGCCTCCCAGGGTTGCTCTTcagggggcggcggcggcggcggcggcggcggcggcggctcctcCTCGGCTGGGGGCTCGGGCAATTCCCGGCCCCCACGCAACCTCCAAGGCTTGCTGCAGATGGCCATCACCGCGGGCTCTGAAGAGCCAGACCCTCCTCCAGAACCCATGAGTGAGGAG AGGCGTCAGTGGTTGCAGGAGGCCATGTCGGCTGCCTTCCGAGGCCAGCGGGAGGAGGTGGAGCAGATGAAGAGCTGCCTCCGAGTGCTGTCACAGCCCATGCCCCCcactgctggggaggctgagcaggcAGCCGACCAGCAAGAGCGAGAGGGGGCCCTGGAGCTGCTGGCCGACCTGTGTGAGAACATGGACAATGCCGCAG ACTTCTGCCAGCTGTCGGGCATGCATCTGCTGGTGGGCCGGTACCTGGAGGCGGGGGCTGCGGGGCTGCGGTGGCGGGCGGCACAGCTCATCGGCACGTGCAGCCAGAACGTGGCAGCCATCCAGGAGCAGGTGCTGGGCCTGGGCGCCCTGCGTAAGCTGCTGCGGCTGCTGGACCGCGACGCCTGCGACACAGTGCGCGTCAAGGCCCTCTTCGCCATCTCCT GTCTGGTCCGAGAGCAGGAGGCTGGGCTGCTGCAGTTCCTCCGCCTGGACGGCTTCTCTGTGTTGATGCGGGCCATGCAGCAGCAGGTGCAGAAGCTCAAGGTCAAATCGGCATTTCTGCTTCAGAACCTGCTGGTGGGCCACCCCGAACACAAAG GGACCCTGTGCTCCATGGGGATGGTCCAGCAGCTGGTGGCCCTGGTGCGGACAGAGCACAGCCCCTTCCACGAGCACGTGCTTGGAGCCCTGTGCAG cctggtgacagacttCCCGCAGGGCGTGCGCGAGTGTCGGGAGCCAGAACTGGGCCTGGAGGAGCTTCTCCGCCACCGCTGTCAGCTGCTGCAGCAGCATGAGGAGTACCAG GAGGAGCTGGAGTTCTGCGAAAAGCTGCTACAGACCTGTTTCTCCAGCCCGACGGACGACAGCATGGATCGGTGA
- the LOC105488183 gene encoding hsp70-binding protein 1 isoform X2 — translation MGGRRAPLKRHLLSRPSRIDPSGRQSCFSGDHLLPLTHSSLLHKRPMSDEGSRGSRLPLALPPASQGCSSGGGGGGGGGGGGSSSAGGSGNSRPPRNLQGLLQMAITAGSEEPDPPPEPMSEERRQWLQEAMSAAFRGQREEVEQMKSCLRVLSQPMPPTAGEAEQAADQQEREGALELLADLCENMDNAADFCQLSGMHLLVGRYLEAGAAGLRWRAAQLIGTCSQNVAAIQEQVLGLGALRKLLRLLDRDACDTVRVKALFAISCLVREQEAGLLQFLRLDGFSVLMRAMQQQVQKLKVKSAFLLQNLLVGHPEHKGTLCSMGMVQQLVALVRTEHSPFHEHVLGALCSLVTDFPQGVRECREPELGLEELLRHRCQLLQQHEEYQHSSRAVSE, via the exons ATGGGGGGGCGCCGAGCTCCCCTAAAACGCCACCTTCTCAGCAGACCCTCAAGAATCGACCCATCAGGACGCCAGAGCTGCTTCAGCGGTGACCACCTTCTCCCCCTAACACATTCTTCCCTTCTTCACAAACGGCCCATGTCAGACGAAGGCTCAAGAGGCAGCCGCCTGCCCCTGGCGCTGCCCCCGGCCTCCCAGGGTTGCTCTTcagggggcggcggcggcggcggcggcggcggcggcggctcctcCTCGGCTGGGGGCTCGGGCAATTCCCGGCCCCCACGCAACCTCCAAGGCTTGCTGCAGATGGCCATCACCGCGGGCTCTGAAGAGCCAGACCCTCCTCCAGAACCCATGAGTGAGGAG AGGCGTCAGTGGTTGCAGGAGGCCATGTCGGCTGCCTTCCGAGGCCAGCGGGAGGAGGTGGAGCAGATGAAGAGCTGCCTCCGAGTGCTGTCACAGCCCATGCCCCCcactgctggggaggctgagcaggcAGCCGACCAGCAAGAGCGAGAGGGGGCCCTGGAGCTGCTGGCCGACCTGTGTGAGAACATGGACAATGCCGCAG ACTTCTGCCAGCTGTCGGGCATGCATCTGCTGGTGGGCCGGTACCTGGAGGCGGGGGCTGCGGGGCTGCGGTGGCGGGCGGCACAGCTCATCGGCACGTGCAGCCAGAACGTGGCAGCCATCCAGGAGCAGGTGCTGGGCCTGGGCGCCCTGCGTAAGCTGCTGCGGCTGCTGGACCGCGACGCCTGCGACACAGTGCGCGTCAAGGCCCTCTTCGCCATCTCCT GTCTGGTCCGAGAGCAGGAGGCTGGGCTGCTGCAGTTCCTCCGCCTGGACGGCTTCTCTGTGTTGATGCGGGCCATGCAGCAGCAGGTGCAGAAGCTCAAGGTCAAATCGGCATTTCTGCTTCAGAACCTGCTGGTGGGCCACCCCGAACACAAAG GGACCCTGTGCTCCATGGGGATGGTCCAGCAGCTGGTGGCCCTGGTGCGGACAGAGCACAGCCCCTTCCACGAGCACGTGCTTGGAGCCCTGTGCAG cctggtgacagacttCCCGCAGGGCGTGCGCGAGTGTCGGGAGCCAGAACTGGGCCTGGAGGAGCTTCTCCGCCACCGCTGTCAGCTGCTGCAGCAGCATGAGGAGTACCAG CATTCGTCCCGTGCTGTGTCAGAGTAG
- the LOC105488183 gene encoding hsp70-binding protein 1 isoform X1, with translation MGGRRAPLKRHLLSRPSRIDPSGRQSCFSGDHLLPLTHSSLLHKRPMSDEGSRGSRLPLALPPASQGCSSGGGGGGGGGGGGSSSAGGSGNSRPPRNLQGLLQMAITAGSEEPDPPPEPMSEERRQWLQEAMSAAFRGQREEVEQMKSCLRVLSQPMPPTAGEAEQAADQQEREGALELLADLCENMDNAADFCQLSGMHLLVGRYLEAGAAGLRWRAAQLIGTCSQNVAAIQEQVLGLGALRKLLRLLDRDACDTVRVKALFAISCLVREQEAGLLQFLRLDGFSVLMRAMQQQVQKLKVKSAFLLQNLLVGHPEHKGTLCSMGMVQQLVALVRTEHSPFHEHVLGALCSLVTDFPQGVRECREPELGLEELLRHRCQLLQQHEEYQEELEFCEKLLQTCFSSPTDDSMDR, from the exons ATGGGGGGGCGCCGAGCTCCCCTAAAACGCCACCTTCTCAGCAGACCCTCAAGAATCGACCCATCAGGACGCCAGAGCTGCTTCAGCGGTGACCACCTTCTCCCCCTAACACATTCTTCCCTTCTTCACAAACGGCCCATGTCAGACGAAGGCTCAAGAGGCAGCCGCCTGCCCCTGGCGCTGCCCCCGGCCTCCCAGGGTTGCTCTTcagggggcggcggcggcggcggcggcggcggcggcggctcctcCTCGGCTGGGGGCTCGGGCAATTCCCGGCCCCCACGCAACCTCCAAGGCTTGCTGCAGATGGCCATCACCGCGGGCTCTGAAGAGCCAGACCCTCCTCCAGAACCCATGAGTGAGGAG AGGCGTCAGTGGTTGCAGGAGGCCATGTCGGCTGCCTTCCGAGGCCAGCGGGAGGAGGTGGAGCAGATGAAGAGCTGCCTCCGAGTGCTGTCACAGCCCATGCCCCCcactgctggggaggctgagcaggcAGCCGACCAGCAAGAGCGAGAGGGGGCCCTGGAGCTGCTGGCCGACCTGTGTGAGAACATGGACAATGCCGCAG ACTTCTGCCAGCTGTCGGGCATGCATCTGCTGGTGGGCCGGTACCTGGAGGCGGGGGCTGCGGGGCTGCGGTGGCGGGCGGCACAGCTCATCGGCACGTGCAGCCAGAACGTGGCAGCCATCCAGGAGCAGGTGCTGGGCCTGGGCGCCCTGCGTAAGCTGCTGCGGCTGCTGGACCGCGACGCCTGCGACACAGTGCGCGTCAAGGCCCTCTTCGCCATCTCCT GTCTGGTCCGAGAGCAGGAGGCTGGGCTGCTGCAGTTCCTCCGCCTGGACGGCTTCTCTGTGTTGATGCGGGCCATGCAGCAGCAGGTGCAGAAGCTCAAGGTCAAATCGGCATTTCTGCTTCAGAACCTGCTGGTGGGCCACCCCGAACACAAAG GGACCCTGTGCTCCATGGGGATGGTCCAGCAGCTGGTGGCCCTGGTGCGGACAGAGCACAGCCCCTTCCACGAGCACGTGCTTGGAGCCCTGTGCAG cctggtgacagacttCCCGCAGGGCGTGCGCGAGTGTCGGGAGCCAGAACTGGGCCTGGAGGAGCTTCTCCGCCACCGCTGTCAGCTGCTGCAGCAGCATGAGGAGTACCAG GAGGAGCTGGAGTTCTGCGAAAAGCTGCTACAGACCTGTTTCTCCAGCCCGACGGACGACAGCATGGATCGGTGA